In the Scatophagus argus isolate fScaArg1 chromosome 11, fScaArg1.pri, whole genome shotgun sequence genome, TCTTTCCAATGTAGAGTCCATGGTTACAGCTTTGTTCTGATTACAAcattctgaaaatgtgttgaagATGTTCACTAGAACACAGACGTCATGAATAATGTCCCTGTAGCATAATAATAGTGGTAGAATATCCTGTATATGTTTCTGTGTtagtgaaaaattaaataaacattatcAAGAATCTACAACCAcgctgtgaggctgtacttagacacagcagtgctttgagccAAACTCTAATGCTAGCATGGCAACGTGAAAACATGTTGATGTTCGGCTGAAATGTGTTTACCATGTTGCCAagttgctaattagcactaaatacAAATTGCATAGTGGAGGCTGATGACATCAGTTTTGCAGCTACAGTATTCTGTCATGAACAaaatattggacaaattaaaatactGACAGAATGGTGACACTTGAGGAGAAGTCgagggatcaccaaagttttCACAGTTCTTCAGTCCAACAGATTCCATTTtgtcattcaaaacaaaaaatgtcaaccttGTGTTGGTGCCTGACAAAtttttaaagagaaacagatttcagggccatccatccatccatccatccatccatccatccgtccatccataACTGTTGAGAAATTTCAGAGCCACCCCACATGGCTAAAACTCTATaatgacagcagcaggcagataTTGCAGATCTACTTAAAATACGTGAGGTCAGGGCTTGAACTAAGTTAACACAACTTTGGCAATGGTCAGCATTTTGAAAGACTTTcatcttgatttttttctttacttataAAGACTTGGAACTTGACTTGGACCCTCAAAGGCAGAACAGCTCTACTACAACAGTACCGGCTATAGCCTGGTACAAACCAGTCGGCATGCTGGGTCACTACTTCAGCTTGGCCTGGCTGTAACCAAGTGGCAGCTGATCAAACTGTGGGGTAAACTGGCAGCTCAAAGAACAGGGAGAGTAACCGTGCTGTTAACATTAGCACACTGTAATGAAACATTCCTGAGGAAACATAATTACCGGCACAAATAAGTGAACAATGATTATGGTTAGCATGCAAGCTGAGGCTTCCTGAGCACTACACTGCAGAGTGACACTGTTGAGTATGCTCCCCTTCATCCTGACccctcagaggagcagcagcttgCTTTGCAATTGGTCCAGGGATCAGAAATGGAAAGCACAAAATCATTATTTCTACTTCACAAATGTGAATTTCTAACATAGTGTTCCTGCAAGGGCCTCATAACCGCCAAGATGAAAGCTGCTGTTTATGGTGGCATCTTTTCAAACAATTGTCTTTGGTCAGTTACCGTGACATCTCATCTCTTCCATCCCAGTCCTTAAAAATCCAAATTCCTGTGTCCAGAGATGTGGCGTTTTAAAGAATGTGGCAACTCTGTTTAATGAAGCCAAGGCATGGCTCCACTAATTGGTCAAGTCCAGTAATGGCCGGAATTCCCCTTTAGACAAAGCAGCCAAATACCTGATGGCTACCAATCATGTTCTGTCCTTCATGGGAAAAAATGCCCGCAGTTTATTTTGCTGACTGTCATGTTCCCAATTAAGAGGTACAGCTGAGGGGCGATCACTCCATAGCACATTGATTTTACGTGAAATACAGGGCATGCTATCATTAACAACAGACGATTCTTTACCTTATTTTCTTTAGTTCAGATAAGTGCTTACACAGCCAATTAAAATAACTATAATATGTGCATGTGGTAAAAGCAATCTATACTTAGTATTAGTAGGATTAGtaggatttttttgttttttttggtgaaCTAGAGAAAAGTTCCTCAATTTAGTCTGCTCCCTTTAACTGCAAGATAATTACATTAAAAGCTGTGAAGAGAATATATTTTACAGAATTACAATTatatattaattacattaatgaTTACAATGATGTAATAATTATCATTTGTTCTGGTTGTGCTTTTGAAATGTATATTCTATTtgaattttttctctttttttctggaTGATTAGATATCACAAAATCAATTTGGCTGTCAGTATTCCAATTTAATCCAACTACTTGATGGATTGTCAGGAAATTTTGTTGAAACATTTGTGGTCTCAGACAATAGATCCAAATGTCCTAGGTGAGCCCCTGACTTTCCGTTGAGCACCAacatgaggttgacatttgtcttttcagttaaGCGTCTCAGCGTCTATAGATTGCCATAACATTTGGCTTGGGCCCACATGTTGCCCTCAGGATGAACTCTATGAACTCTGGTGATAAATTTCTTTGCATGTTGGGGCAACAAATTCCAAGTACCTTTGTTTATGATTATATGCCTTCAAAAAACTGTGCGTCTAAATTCCTTCCACAGCATTAATAAAATGAGTGAGGCCACATTCCACAAAGCAGCACCAATTAGAATACTGACGCAGCAGTGTGACGCTCATGGCAGAAATGTCTTTTGATCATCGCAACAAAAAGCCAAATAACTTGTTTACAAGaacaaatgtctttgtgtgcaaACAAGCTTTGATTGAATATGATTTTGATAGtagacttttggtttcacacaaaCCCTGGTGTCCTGAAAGCTCTGTGACTCATCCATCCACCCCAACCTCCTCCCTACAGGGACCTTCTCACTCTTTGCAGTGAGAGTGCCATGAGACTGGGCTGGCCAATACAAACCAATCAATTTTGGTCTGAGGATGGGCGgagcaaagataaaaaaacacCCCTGACTATATTCACACAGCTGCCATTCTCCTCTGACTTCATGCTCAGGGTGCGAAACTGATGGGTAAATTTGTGCCAAAATTGTCATGGAAAAGCAAAAACTTTGCTGAGAGTATCTACCATGTTTTGCTGTTattctgtcctctgctgtctatCTGTGTTGGGAGTTTGACACACCCAGGGACAGTGActtcattaaatttaaaatggtCATGACATGGATGTCAATAAGAAGTAAAATAATTGAAACAATCTAGTTTCAGTCAGTAAGTTTAAGCTTTGTTCTTGCTCATACTGTtgaagtaaacagaaaatataaagcAGCTGAACAGCAACATTAGCAGTAGCAGTTGTGCACAAATTGGTTTGTGGTGGCTTTGGAGAGAGCAATATGTTGTAGCCTACACTTCAATTGATTGTTGAGGCAGGCCTTTTACGTGGCTATAATGTGTCTTACTGCTGTCCTGGTCCCCAGCAGGACACTTATTGCTTAGCTTCCTACACCGatactcctgctgcttctccagTGTAAACTGGGCATGTGCCAACTATAAACTTTGTCTTCACAGTATACTTTTCTCTTTTAGAGCACTATTTGGTTGTTTAAAGTGTATTAATATAAACTTGCCACTAGTCCAAACTGCATCAAATTCAACACTGCATGTCCTCAGGTCCTCAGTCATACACCCGCAAAGTGGGAGGTAGACTGAACGAACAGTTTGTAAGATAATTGaaagacataaagaaagaaagacatagATACCTTAGAAAAAAGTGTTGTCTATTTTCACTTCAAAAGTAATGCACTGCATCCATGGAAAGGAaggatgtgaaaaatgaaaaggagaaaatgctGGAGACAGTGCAGAGgtcaaaagttttttgttttttttttgacaaggGCATATAATGTATGATATGTGTGAGGTGTCCCAATATAGCGTGCCTCGTTTAACATTAGGCTACACCCTCCTCCATAACACCACCTGTTCCTGAGAACAGGCACAAAACAGGTATGCTGTAAATATCTTTCTAAGCAACAGATTTAAGTCATTATTAGGCCCTCTTAAAATCTTATGTGTTTCCTGAGATCCATCTCTTCTACGGGCTATTAATAGATCCCAACAATTTTCTGATTACATTTTCAGAGAACGTGCATCCATTCGTGTGCGCGTGCCGTGCCTGCTGTACTGTGCACGCGTGTGTGGgtggtttttttctttcttccctctgccCGGTTTGGGATTTGCTGGTCAGTGACATGCCTCCCTCCGCCTGGCTCCTTATAGCCCCGGGGCTGCAGGAATCCCGAACGAGTGGTACGGACATCGCCGACGGAGACCGCAAACACGGCGCGGAGCGTTCCCCTTTAAACACGGTCTTATGACTACAGACTGCTTGAGTGAGAGACGACCGGAGGACCGAACAAGAGACCGATAGTCGGGGGAGAGCAGGGACAAAAAAACCCGGTGACAGTGACTGACGGCCGAGGACAGACAGGACGCAGCGCCCGCGCAGAGGCTGAATGGTTTGGTGCCAGTCTGAGACAACAGCTGGAGCCACACGGATACTACCTCACCTGTCCGCAGGTAGGACGCGCAGCTGCAGACAATCATTCCATCGGAGGAGACATAAATGAAGAGCTGAAGAGCTTATTAGGATTCATCACTTTAGTAGGCTGCGGTGTTCATTTCAATAATTTAGGCAGTACAGTAAGTATAAATGAATTATCATCAGAAACATACACTTGTGGTAGTTATGCAGAAAAATGACCCCAGCGAGTCATATTAGACTGGTATAAGATTGTTACTTGAATTAATATAGCAACAAAAATGTAGTGAAGCTGAAGTTCAGTGTTACAGAAGTATGGAAtcattaatgtaaaatacaagTACACTCAGCATTCATGTACCTGAGTATACTTTGCAACACTGTCCCTGTGATGTAGCTTAATGTTTTTACAAACCTTTGGGATGTTTGCAGAGAAACATCACCTCATTTTAAGATTAGCTGTGACCATACAGTACTGATATTTGTCAGTGGCTTATCGCCATGTTGCAActtatgtttgtgtcttttcagaTTTTGCGTGTTGcttaatttaaattttcagtAAACTTTATTCTGAGCAATTCAGCTTGCTCATCCAGAGTGctttataaatgtaaaatgaacatACAGGTATAATGCCATGCATTTGAATACTGGGAGCTATGACACCAATTGTGAACTAAATAGTTGAAATCGATATCTTGAGAGAATATTTTCTGGATTACTATGTCAAATGTTTATCAAAGCCACACAGTGAATGTAATTTAATGCAGTTTAATGCAATACCTGTGTTCTCTTTTATGTATTAGAGCAGGTGAAACTGTTGCAAATCGAGACGTTAAAAGTTTTATAAAATGATACCACAGCATAATCATATCACAGTGCTGGTGTGAGCTCCACTGGAAGTTGACCTGTTAGCTGACCTTACTGACCTCAGTGggttatttattttctttctttcggGCTTACAGGACTTCGTTTATTTGGGCCACCTGTTGCACCCTGTGGACGCTTCCCTTCCCGCAGCACAGAGGACATGCGTCGCCTGCCAGTGGCTTCACTCTTCATTTACTTCTGTTTGTTGGAGAGAAGCCACTGCAACGGCAGCCTTCAGGACAGTATGGAGGATCTGCACGCCAGGTTCGCCATCAGCCTCTACCAGACGCTCATCGAGACAGAGAACAACTCCAACCTGATCATGTCCCCTGTGAGCGTCTCCATGTCTCTGGGGCTGCTGCAGCTCGGTGCCAGAGGCAACACTTTGACCCAGCTGGAAGAAGGACTCGGATACAACGCCAACGGTAGGATTCATCCCTGATTTTTGATATGGAAGTGAAAAGCTTGCACTCAGGTAGAATTAGCTGCTCGTCGTGCTGTGCTGTGAGGTTGTTGGTAGCCCTCAGTACTGCTGGTGCCAGGTGGTGTGGAGCGGTGCTGCCATTGGGCCTGCAGAGCACAGTGGTGTCTGGAGCCATAATACCTGCCTCCACACCAACTCTAATCTCATTAACCACTCCTGCAGCTCGGCTCCTGGGTCGAGAGGTCAGTGTGTTTAATTACCAACAAAATGAGAGTTGgagctgctgtttctttcaCCTTCATGACGTGACCTCACATGTCAGTCAGCAATAGAAACAGATGATACCAGGCTCTAATTTAGCAGGACACCTCAGCTGTGATCTGAAAATTGCTTTCATAGAAtacaaaaaagaagacattaaatTGAAACTGAAGCATTGCTGTCATGTAGGTCtgcatcttttattttcctgaaacaTCTGGCCTATGAAGTGTCAAGCACAGTTTCTTTGAGAACAAGTTGACATCTTCtaatttgactgttttgtctgaccagtaGTCCAAAAGGCAAAGTTAATAAGTTTACAATGAAGCAATAAAGcagtttaaaatagaaaattctcacattttttgAAGTTggaaatgtttggcatttttacttgataaatgacttaaCCGACATTAGCAGATTTACTTTCTGATGATCAACTAATCAATCAACCAACTTATCATTTCAACTCTGAAGTCATGTGCTTGCAAATTACTAAATAGTTGACAAGTTCAGCACTCTGCAGGAGAGATGCCACCACCTTTTGGTAGAAGTAACACACTGTAGTGACTGCTTTTAGGAAAAACGTGCTTATTTAAGATAGTGACTACTTTTCTTGGGTTTATCGTAAGATAAATGAGACATGTAGAGGGTAGAGGCAGAGGTAAGCAGTTCAtacaaacagtgaaagaaagaacaaaatgtggGAGCTTTTAAACCTCTTTTCCCCTACTAAAGGAAAGCCGTCATCATGAAAGACTGTGTGTTTAACTTCAGTGTGGATCATTTAATCTCAAAGTTCTTGTTGTTTATCAGATGGGAAGATCCCTGTGTTCTGTTGCCTCCAACTGACAGAGAGAACGTATTCCATTCCAACCATCCAACTTCCTACTGCTTGTACCACACCGCTGAGTCTGACCTGTGCTCTGTGCCTTCCTATCCCGCAGATGTCCAGGTACAAAACTTCCTGTTGCATTCACAAAGTGAGATGAGCAACACCAGCCAGGGGATGTGGCTGCGGCAGACCTGCACATTATTCATACAGAGCGGCGTCCAGCTCCTATCTGAGTTCTCACAACATGCAGCAGCCTGGGCCAACAGCACCGTGGTCCGAGCCAACTTCAGCCAACCCAACCACACTCTCAGCCAGCTGGAGCGAGCAGGAAACCACCACGGTAAACCAAACAGCTTTATAAAACTGTTAGAGTTAGTATTAGTATTAACCTCAGTAAAAAAGCTCAGATAAACCCAGCATTGTACAGTAACTGTTAGCAATGAGCTGGTGGACATCGTGGagcatttaacaaaaaaagacacatatTGTTTCTCAGCTAAATGGAGTCCTCAATTAATAACGTGGCTCTGTTTCAGCTGGATGTGTTGGCAGGCAGCGGTTTCCTGTCAGCCATTACAATTTACAAAGTAGATCAGTATTTTGGCCTGTTCTGGATTTCAAATCAATAACAAATTAATGATTTATAACCACTGATCTACGGTTCTTGCAGCAGTGGTTTCTTTTGATATGAACCAATATGTTCTTGCAGCCAATATTTCAGAATGTCTACTAAGTATgaccagtgcagtgttttgtacTTCTCAGACCGTATTTCTTTAATTAGACGTAATATTCaagtaaaatcatttttcacagtAAGTACTCCCCCCCACATCCCATACTGTGTGTAtctacaaatgtttttcttccatttatcACATTTCCTTTACATTAAACTTTACCCTTACCTCCTAGATGAGACGTGGCATGTCcaggcaggaagcagcagcGGGGAGCTGTCGGGCTCGGGCGAGGCGCAAGCAGAGGCCCTGTGGTGGGGCCGTCGGCTGCAGATGGCCCTGGTAAATACGGTGGCTTTTAAGGGCATCTGGCAGAAACAGTTCCTGTACACCAACACCCAGAACCTGCCCTTCATCCTCTCAGATGGGACAGCCATCAAGGTGCCCATGATGTATCAGGCCACAGAGGTCGGCTTTGGTAAGAGACGTCATCCGTgcatggaaagagaaagaacaaatcCCTGACGAATTCAACTAATGAAATTCACCAATCGTATTATAAGAATGTGTGCATATAAGAAATTTTGGATCCTTAACATGCCATTGTAAACACACTAACATGCTGATctttagcaggtataatgtttatgatgttcaccatcttagtttagcatgttagcatgctaccATTTGCTAATAAGCACAGCTGTCGAAGTTGTCATTATCagctggactggactggactctGAGGATATATGTAATATAATTTAGATAATAAGATAATTTGTGGCATTCCATTTAATATTTCACGCAAACCACAAATGATGCAGGTGCTACAGAAAGGGTCAAATCATCACCAGAGAGGATTCAGAAACTTATTAGAATTCATTATGTAGGAACCATGATGATCTGTTCAATATTTTATGGTAATCCACACAATAGTTTGATATATTTCAGTTGAGACCAAAGCAGTAGACTGAAAgaccaacaaacacaacaacattgCCTCCCTCAGAGCCAAGCTGCTATGATGGCTAAAATTCTCAGGTGTGAGAATCTATGGGTCTTTGGCTGTTGATCAGATGAAACAAGCATTTCACTTAAGTCACTGCTAAttatgtttttgacattttaaagattaaatgattaattgacaaatcaaaaaataatttctaaatAAATCAGTTGAAAAGTTGTATTTGTTGCCGTCCTTGGCAGGTCAGTTCAGGACAGCATCAGATCAGCGTTACACCGTGTTGGAGCTGCCGTACCTGGGCCGTTCCCTGAGCCTGCAGGTGGTCCTGCCCAGCGAGAGGAAGACATCACTGTCCAGCCTGGAGTCTCAGCTCACTGCTCGTCAGTTGGCCTCCTGGGACACCGGATTACGTAGAACCAAGATGGATATTTTCCTACCCAGGTTGAGACTGTGTACCCtgttacagattttttttagacTCAGACGTTGAGCATCTTTTTTCAGCATGGAGGGAGATGATGTACAAACAATTTTCTTTATGGTGTTCACAGGTTCAGGATGCAGAACAAGTTCAACCTCAGGTCAGTGCTTCCCGCCATGGGCATCAGTGACGCCTTTAATCCGacagcagctgatttcactGGAATATCAGGTCAATATATCAACTCATTGGAAAATAATTCAAAGTATGGATGTTGATTAAAGTTCCTGTAATCTGATTCATTAGGTTTTCACAGAATAAGTaagcattttgaatgcatttaCCAGAGCATAATGTGCCATAAGTTACAGGTCACTGACTGATCACTGTAGCTCTGCTGGCAGCTGACAGCTTGTTTCTTCCTGCAGTGGAGGACAGTCTTTATGTATCTGATGCCTTCCATGAAGTGAGAATAGAAGTCACAGAAGATGGGACCAAAGCAGCTGCTGCTACAGGTGAGAAACACCCTGTATAATATTGAAAGGAGTTGTATATGTTATTTAAACATGGTTCTACTTGCTTGCTGCCATTTCTTTTAACACAGCAAAGACTTTGGAATgaagatggtaaaaaaaaaaaaatctttattaaTCTTGCAGCTATGGTGCTACTCAAACGATCCCGTGCTCCTGTTTTCAAGGCAGATCGACCTTTCTTATTCCTTCTACGACAGATTAACACAggtatttattttacattggAGACACATGTAACTCGTTCCAATTGTGTCTGCAGAGGTTGCTGTTTAAAGAATGTAACAGtagttttgaatgttttaactCTTCATCACAATCACTGTCTGAAAATTCTACAACAgtgtattatttttaatgtcaacaaCCTCCATGAAAAGACTTAACTGATCCTAAATGTAATAATAAGTATAGCATATCCAAAACCTGATATATGTTCTGTATTATAGAGATCCAAGGTGTCCAGAACCTATTAAAACCTGGATCAGACTAACacgttttggtcttttcatagGATTTGGTGGCTGTaacaaaatgatgtaaaaatatCTCCAGTCTTATCTTTATGTTATGTTTGACAAAAGTTTGATGTCCATTGTAAttgactgaaaacatgacaagTCAAGCAAGTCTGTCACTTATTTCCATACTACAGAAAATGAATCCAACAGCTTTCAGAAAGTAGAATAAAGATGCAACTAAATCTCAAAAAGAGCACTCAAAAATGTTGAGCAGCATCAGTATTAAGTATGCATTATTTGCAGCGTAAG is a window encoding:
- the serpine3 gene encoding probable serpin E3, translating into MRRLPVASLFIYFCLLERSHCNGSLQDSMEDLHARFAISLYQTLIETENNSNLIMSPVSVSMSLGLLQLGARGNTLTQLEEGLGYNANDVQVQNFLLHSQSEMSNTSQGMWLRQTCTLFIQSGVQLLSEFSQHAAAWANSTVVRANFSQPNHTLSQLERAGNHHDETWHVQAGSSSGELSGSGEAQAEALWWGRRLQMALVNTVAFKGIWQKQFLYTNTQNLPFILSDGTAIKVPMMYQATEVGFGQFRTASDQRYTVLELPYLGRSLSLQVVLPSERKTSLSSLESQLTARQLASWDTGLRRTKMDIFLPRFRMQNKFNLRSVLPAMGISDAFNPTAADFTGISVEDSLYVSDAFHEVRIEVTEDGTKAAAATAMVLLKRSRAPVFKADRPFLFLLRQINTGSILFMGRVMNPADQTP